The genomic DNA TTTCGCCGATACGATAGAGATGATGCTCACTGCGAAGCAACAGAGAATCCCCCTCGATGGCATAAGACGCAAAGGTTCGCTCATCCTTGCCGATAGAATTTCGAGTAATCTCTTCGAACTTCTTTGATGCGTTTACGACGACCGTTGTCCCATCCTCGTCTTGAAAATAAATTTTCCCATTCGCGACCATCGGTGACGCTGTATAGTTTCCACCGATTCGCTCTTGCCAATGGATCTCCCCGGTCTTCGCGTCAATGCACGTTGCGAACCCGCTATCAGAGACAACATAGAGCTCTTCACCGACCAGCAACGGCGAAGGAGAGTTCGGCATCTTCCGTGTAATCTTCCATTTCAGGTGCGTCTCAGTGACATTTCCGGTCCCTGTGGGATCAATTGCCAACAGAGAAGGTGTGTTGAATCCGGTACAGATAAAGACGAGTCCCTGGCCGAAGACCGGTCGAGGGACTACGGAGAACCCACCGGGATAATCGACTCGCCAAATTTCTTTGCCAGTTTGAGGATCGTAGGAGAAAACAGCGTCTGACCCTGGGCAGACAACCTGCGCCCGCCCTCCTGCATCGATCAGCAGAGGTGTCGAAAAGGAAAAACCTTTCCGGGCTTCAGTGTCACGATCAGTTTTCCAGCGAATCTCTCCGGTCGACTTATCGAGTCCAACAACGAACTGTTGATCCCCACCGTCACAGCAGAAGATCAGCACATTGCCGGCGAGTACTGGCGAACCACCGTTCCCGTGCACTGGTCGATATTCCAACTGCTGCTTCCATATCACTTCGCCGTCCAGCGAAGTACATGCAGTTCCGTATGGTCCGAAGTGAACGTAAATGCGATCATCTTGAATGATCGGTGTTGGGCTGGCGTGGCTGTTCTTTTTGTGAACTTTGGCTTTGCTCCGTTGTTGGATGATAGTCTTTTCCCAAAGAAGCTCTCCGCTGTTGACGTTCAGGCAAACGAGATTCAGATCGTGCCCCTCTGATTCAGTTTCGACAGCTGTTGTCAAAAAGACCTTGTCCCTCAGGATGACAGGTGAGGACCAGGCGAGTCCGTCGACCTTCGACTTCCAGAGAACGTTGTCGGTGGCGGACCAGTTAATGGGCAATTTGCTTGCGGGTGCTTCACCCTGTCCAGTTGGACCACGGAATTCTTTCCAGTCCGCAAAAGCTGCTTGAGAGCAAATGATTAACATCGCTAAGCAGAGGGAAAATTTCATATCAACTCTCATAGTCTGCGTCCTGAGTAATTCGATTCGATACTGAACTCCTGCTCCTGTGAAACGATGAAACCTCTCTTCGAAAGAGTCACATCGAGATTCAGCAGCACGTTTGCAATTCAAAATAAGCGGTCTGATCACTGATTGAAATTGTATCAACCCGATCCGATTTGGGAACAATACAGCACATTCAGTAGAGTACATTCAGTCCTTGCCCATTACGTGAAGATCGCTTTGAAGCTTTCGTGGGAGTTCCCCAGCTACAGCCGCGATCACTCAATCACTCAATCACTCAATCACTCAATCACTCAATCACTCAATCACTCAATCACTCAATCACTCAATCACTCAATCACTCAATCACTCAATCACTCAGTAAACTGCTCACTCCCAAAAATCCCGGACAGATTCGAGCATCACCGAGAGCAAAGAAGGATTGAGATAGACGACATGCGAAAATCTTAACCGAAAAATGGAGTTCCCTGGCAATTTTGTAGATTTTCAACGAATCAAACTCAATTTCATGACAATTGATATTGTCACCGATGCGGGGGTGACGATCAAAATAGAGATCGAGTCTTTTTCGAGGAGGAGAAAAGGACGGATGACCATCCTGAAATTTCAAAACAGCTCTGTCACCACTTCTGATGGTGTTCAGCTTCACTGCGTGGAGCATCCGGTCATCAATTCCCATGGAACCGTCCTGCTGGTTCACGGTCTCGGTGAACATAGTGCCCGATACGACCATGTGGTTCAGGTGATGAACCGCTCTGGGTTAAGCGTGATGCGTTTCGACCATCGTGGACATGGGCTCTCTCCCGGACGACGGGGACATATCCCCAGTTACGAGACATTCCTGGACGACCTCTCGCTTGTTGCAAATCGTGTCATCGAGAACAGACCAAACCAGAAAATCGTACTGTACGGGCACAGTATGGGAGGCGGGATCGTTGCGAACTGGGCATTACGAAGATTCGATGACAGTTGGAGCGACCACGTCATCGGCGCTGTGCTTTCGGCCCCCTGGTTTCGCTTAACATCACAGCTCACTCTTTGGCAGAAATTGCTTGCATTCCCTGTTGCAGGTGTTTTCCCCAAGCTCACAATCTCAACGAAAATTCACGTCACGCAAACATGTCGATCAGATGATGCCATTGAGAGGTTTCAAAGAGACAGCCTGAACCACCGCCGCATCAGCCTCCGGACACTCACCGAGTGTTATCGTGCTGGTCAATTTGCATTAGCAAACGCAGAACGGTTTCCGCTCCCAATCCTGGCAGTCCATGGTTCTGCAGACAGAGTCACCTCTCCGGAAGCAACGCGGGAATTCTGTTCAAAAATCAACGATGCCCGGTTCATCCCACTCGACGACCTGATCCACGAACCGCACCACGATCCCAAATGGCGAGAAGTGGTCTATCACACAACTGAATGGATTTTGAAACGATACCGGTTTGCTTTCGCAGCTTAGAGCATCTTTCGAATTGGTTTGCAGGATCTGCCTCGTGGCGAACAGCATTTTCACTAGAAAAATGCGTTATTCACGGGCAAACGGTAGAGCAAACTGCTCTAGATTCAGTCGGGAAGTTTGTGAAACTCTCACATTTTTCATGTGCTGGATAGACGAGTAATTCAGGTTTCAGATTCAAATCTGAAATGAAAGACATCCGCTCACTCAATCACTATCTGATCTAAGCCCGGTTCATCGGGAGGATATTGTGGATTGAGCTCTTCAAGTTTTTCGCAAAGAATCTTACTGACGGCCCAGTTGCGATACCATTTCTGATCCGCCGGGATGACATGCCAGGGTGCATGCTCAGTCGAGCATTTCGTGATGACGTCATTGAAAGCAGTACGGTACTGATCCCATTGCTTTCGTTTCTCTAAATCCTGAAGCGAAAACTTCCAGTGCTTGTGAGGTTCATCAAGTCGCGATTGAAATCGTTCTTTCTGTTCGTCTTTTGAAATGTGCAAATAGAACTTCAGAATCGTTGTGCCTGTTTCGGTCAGAAATTTCTCGAACTGGTTGATCTGGTCAAATCGGGGCTCCCAGACTTCCTGTGGAACAAGTTCATCAACCCGGACGATTAAAACATCTTCGTAATGGGATCGATTGAAAACATGGATCATCCCCAGCGGTGGAACGTTGCGATGAACTCGCCAGAGATAGTCATGGGCAAGCTCTCGTTTTGAGGGAGCCTTGAAAGAGATGACATGCACTCCCTGCGGGTTGACCCCTTCAAAAACGGATCGAGTGGTGCTGTCTTTCCCGCCGGCATCCATTGCCTGTAAAACGACCAGAAGCTTATGTTTCCCTTCCGCGTACAGGACTGGCTGAAGCTCAGCGATTCTTTTTCGAAATTTCTTGAACTCTTTCTCAGCCTTGTCGCGATCGTCGTGTAGATCTTTCCCAGCGGTCGTGATTTCAGACAAATCGACGCTCTCACCGGGAGTCACTTGATGCAATGTACCCATCAGCTCACTTAGCAGAATTCCAGAAATTCGAACTTCATTCCATCATTTTGGTGCCCATCAAGGTCACTTTGATAACTCCATAGACTGCTCGCCACGAGGTAGAAAGTAAAGACCAATCTGAAATTTGCTCTTGAGATTGAAGTTCCAGAATCCCGAGAAC from Thalassoglobus polymorphus includes the following:
- a CDS encoding PQQ-binding-like beta-propeller repeat protein is translated as MKFSLCLAMLIICSQAAFADWKEFRGPTGQGEAPASKLPINWSATDNVLWKSKVDGLAWSSPVILRDKVFLTTAVETESEGHDLNLVCLNVNSGELLWEKTIIQQRSKAKVHKKNSHASPTPIIQDDRIYVHFGPYGTACTSLDGEVIWKQQLEYRPVHGNGGSPVLAGNVLIFCCDGGDQQFVVGLDKSTGEIRWKTDRDTEARKGFSFSTPLLIDAGGRAQVVCPGSDAVFSYDPQTGKEIWRVDYPGGFSVVPRPVFGQGLVFICTGFNTPSLLAIDPTGTGNVTETHLKWKITRKMPNSPSPLLVGEELYVVSDSGFATCIDAKTGEIHWQERIGGNYTASPMVANGKIYFQDEDGTTVVVNASKKFEEITRNSIGKDERTFASYAIEGDSLLLRSEHHLYRIGEK
- a CDS encoding alpha/beta hydrolase gives rise to the protein MTILKFQNSSVTTSDGVQLHCVEHPVINSHGTVLLVHGLGEHSARYDHVVQVMNRSGLSVMRFDHRGHGLSPGRRGHIPSYETFLDDLSLVANRVIENRPNQKIVLYGHSMGGGIVANWALRRFDDSWSDHVIGAVLSAPWFRLTSQLTLWQKLLAFPVAGVFPKLTISTKIHVTQTCRSDDAIERFQRDSLNHRRISLRTLTECYRAGQFALANAERFPLPILAVHGSADRVTSPEATREFCSKINDARFIPLDDLIHEPHHDPKWREVVYHTTEWILKRYRFAFAA
- a CDS encoding polyphosphate kinase 2 family protein, producing MGTLHQVTPGESVDLSEITTAGKDLHDDRDKAEKEFKKFRKRIAELQPVLYAEGKHKLLVVLQAMDAGGKDSTTRSVFEGVNPQGVHVISFKAPSKRELAHDYLWRVHRNVPPLGMIHVFNRSHYEDVLIVRVDELVPQEVWEPRFDQINQFEKFLTETGTTILKFYLHISKDEQKERFQSRLDEPHKHWKFSLQDLEKRKQWDQYRTAFNDVITKCSTEHAPWHVIPADQKWYRNWAVSKILCEKLEELNPQYPPDEPGLDQIVIE